A single Miscanthus floridulus cultivar M001 unplaced genomic scaffold, ASM1932011v1 fs_128_1_2, whole genome shotgun sequence DNA region contains:
- the LOC136530423 gene encoding uncharacterized protein, producing the protein MGPTPPPHTEDTRVTQLPLPGGAEEYVRDSIHASLGLPVSDRSLRLKLLASEDQRHRLQDHVFSLEEDLRAAQRRIDLLKAEAAMNATGLRRCVEEKEAMAAAYADLSDKSSKECRLYERDLERAMESCDDLARENDDLRARLNQNADLAALMAQVQELQKEKEILKMNLDTAEAEVVTLSEDNRALDEEIKRLLGLLEKERQRRSERKKSASTSTKNKRKSSSLRDGSPAGRALDFGCADSSRHPLSPLPHNSPDYRAHKK; encoded by the exons ATGggacccacgccgccgccgcacacGGAGGATACTAGGGTTACGCAGCTCCCGCTCCCCGGCGGCGCCGAGGAGTACGTGCGCGACTCCATCCACGCCTCCCTGGGTCTCCCCGTCTCCGATCGCTCCCTCCGCCTCAAGCTCCTCGCCTCCGAGGACCAGCGCCACCGCCTCCAGGACCACGTCTTCTCGCTCGAGGAGGACCTCCGCGCAGCCCAGCGCCGCATCGACCTCCTCAAG GCCGAGGCCGCCATGAACGCCACCGGCCTCCGCCGCTGCGTCGAGGAAAAggaggccatggccgccgcgtaCGCCGACCTCTCCGACAAGAGCAGCAAGGAGTGCCGGCTCTACGAGCGGGACCTCGAGCGCGCCATGGAGTCCTGCGACGACCTCGCCAGGGAGAACGACGACCTCCGCGCACGCCTAAACCAGAACGCAGAT TTGGCAGCATTGATGgctcaagtgcaagaactacAGAAGGAAAAGGAGATTCTGAAGATGAATCTTGATACAGCGGAGGCGGAG GTTGTCACGCTAAGTGAGGACAACAGGGCTCTTGATGAAGAGATCAAAAGGCTGCTGGGTTTGCTGGAGAAGGAGCGACAACGCCGGTCCGAAAGAAAGAAATCTGCCAGTACATCCACCAAG AACAAGCGCAAGTCGTCTAGCTTGAGGGATGGCAGCCCCGCTGGCCGAGCTCTTGATTTTGGCTGTGCAGATTCTTCAAGGCATCCACTGTCCCCATTGCCCCACAACTCCCCAGACTACAGGGCGCACAAGAAGTGA